From one Parambassis ranga chromosome 5, fParRan2.1, whole genome shotgun sequence genomic stretch:
- the tarbp2 gene encoding RISC-loading complex subunit tarbp2 isoform X1, which translates to MNDETASDSWKRNSGCSSIEQMLAVNPGKTPISLLQEYGTRIGKTPVYDLLKAEGQAHQPNFTFRVSVGEISCTGQGPSKKAAKHKAAEAALKMLKGGFGGPTGVSVGVDGFIGVDVSADGDSTQSEMKTSGSSQQSECNPVGALQELVVQKGWRLPEYTVTQESGPAHRKEFTMTCRVERFVEIGSGTSKKLAKRNAAAKMLSRIHDVPVDLRTSNDADAEEDTFTMHMGSRAESGKSKGFSCTWDSLRNSAGEKILQLRSHPLGMPSDSNFCSLLSDLSLEQRFDVSYLDLEERSLSGLCQCLVELSTQPITVCHGFAPDTDAARANAAHNALQYLKIMAGGK; encoded by the exons ATGAACGACGAGACAGCATCGGACAGCTGGAAGAGAAACTCCGGGTGTTCCAG tattgaGCAAATGCTGGCTGTGAATCCCGGAAAGACGcccatcagtctgctgcaggagTATGGAACGCGGATAGGCAAGACCCCTGTGTATGACCTGCTGAAGGCCGAGGGACAGGCCCACCAGCCCAACTTCACATTCCGTGTCTCCGTCGGAGAGATCAGCTGCACCGGCCAAGGGCCCAGCAAGAAGGCAGCTAAGCACAAAGCAGCTGAGGCTGCGCTGAAGATGCTCAAAGGAGGCTTTGGAGGTCCTACCGGAGTCAGTGTCGGAGTAGACGGGTTTATTGGGGTTGATGTGTCAGCAGATGGAGACAG CACCCAGTCAGAGATGAAGACCTCGGGTAGTTCTCAGCAGTCTGAATGTAACCCTGTAGGGGCCCTGCAG GAACTGGTGGTGCAGAAAGGATGGCGTTTGCCAGAGTACACAGTCACCCAGGAGTCTGGTCCAGCACATCGCAAAGAGTTCACCATGACGTGCAGAGTAGAGAGATTTGTAGAAATCG GAAGTGGTACATCTAAGAAGCTAGCAAAGAGAAACGCAGCAGCTAAGATGTTATCCCGTATACACGACGTCCCAGTGGACCTGCGAACAAGTAATGACGCTGACGCAGAGGAGGACACTTTTACCATG CACATGGGTAGCAGAGCTGAGTCAGGTAAAAGTAAAGGCTTCAGCTGCACGTGGGACTCTCTACGGAACTCTGCTGGGGAGAAGATCCTCCAGCTCCGCAGCCACCCTCTGGGTATGCCTTCTGACTCCAacttctgctctctgctgagTGACCTGTCACTAGAGCAGCGCTTCGATGTCAGTTACCTCGATCTAG AAGAGCGCAGTCTGAGCGGCTTGTGTCAATGTCTAGTGGAGCTGTCTACGCAGCCAATCACAGTGTGCCATGGCTTCGCTCCTGACACAGATGCTGCCCGAGCCAACGCGgcccacaatgcactgcagtACCTCAAAATCATGGCAGGAGGGAAATGA
- the sp7 gene encoding transcription factor Sp7: MAASILEVGNVIEDARYGSSPLAMLTATCNKFGNTSPVRDSATPGKTGSTNPVKKPYTMTSDLQTAKNGRNTDGSGLADSYTGSFTTAGGGGGGGGLLTPTGSPPPSAGGYATEYNPFSHSFQTSVSQDPSLLVSKAHATADCLTSVYTSLDMTHPYGSWYKAGIHPGITAAPANATSSWWDVHPNSNWLSATQPQTDGGLQASLQPVAPQASLSPQLPSYSTDFTPLNPAPYPSVGLGSSSHLLQPSQHMLPQDMYKPKPVPSAGLIESPMGLKPARGSGGYSAGATPTRSSCDCPNCQELERLGASAASLRKKPVHSCHIPGCGKVYGKASHLKAHLRWHTGERPFVCNWLFCGKRFTRSDELERHVRTHTREKKFTCLLCNKRFTRSDHLSKHQKTHTDSAMQGKAVAGEGDTDPRSEETTELNSSAVPPNPVADQITNGDEKTGTPNGVENSSGLLEI, translated from the exons ATGGCCGCATCTATTCTGGAGGTAGGGAATGTAATT GAAGACGCACGCTATGGCTCCAGTCCTCTGGCTATGTTAACTGCTACCTGTAACAAGTTTGGCAATACAAGCCCCGTCAGGGATTCGGCTACACCTGGTAAGACCGGCAGCACCAATCCAGTAAAGAAGCCCTACaccatgacctctgaccttcagACAGCTAAGAACGGGCGGAACACGGACGGAAGCGGCCTGGCGGACTCCTACACTGGCTCCTTCAccacagctggaggaggaggaggaggtggcgggCTGCTTACTCCCACTGGAAGCCCCCCTCCTTCAGCCGGAGGCTACGCCACAGAATATAACCCTTTCTCCCACTCCTTCCAGACCTCCGTCTCCCAGGACCCTTCTCTTTTAGTGTCCAAGGCCCACGCTACGGCTGACTGTCTCACCAGCGTCTATACCTCGCTGGACATGACACACCCCTACGGCTCCTGGTATAAGGCCGGCATCCACCCTGGCATAACTGCTGCTCCTGCTAATGCCACATCCTCCTGGTGGGACGTCCACCCTAACTCCAACTGGCTGTCGGCAACACAGCCCCAAACAGATGGAGGTCTCCAGGCCTCACTGCAGCCTGTTGCACCACAGGCCTCCCTTAGCCCCCAGCTGCCCAGCTACAGCACTGACTTTACACCACTCAACCCAGCTCCCTACCCCTCTGTGGGGCTGGGTTCTTCCTCACATCTCCTGCAACCTTCCCAGCACATGCTGCCCCAGGACATGTATAAGCCCAAGCCTGTGCCAAGTGCAGGGCTAATTGAGAGTCCCATGGGCCTCAAGCCTGCAAGGGGATCAGGGGGTTACAGTGCAGGGGCTACACCCACCAGGTCTTCATGCGATTGCCCCAACTGCCAGGAGCTAGAGAGGCTGGGAGCTTCAGCTGCGTCCCTGAGGAAGAAACCAGTCCACAGCTGCCACATTCCCGGCTGTGGGAAGGTGTACGGAAAGGCCTCCCACCTGAAAGCCCACCTGCGCTGGCACACCGGCGAGCGGCCCTTTGTTTGCAACTGGCTGTTCTGTGGAAAGCGTTTCACCCGCTCAGATGAACTGGAGAGGCACGTGCGCACCCACACGCGGGAGAAGAAGTTCACCTGTCTACTGTGCAACAAGCGTTTCACACGCAGCGACCACCTCTCCAAACATCAGAAGACCCACACAGATTCTGCaatgcagggcaaagctgtagCCGGGGAGGGAGACACCGATCCTCGGAGCGAAGAGACCACGGAGCTCAACTCCAGCGCTGTGCCCCCCAATCCTGTTGCTGACCAAATCACTAACGGAGATGAGAAGACTGGCACACCTAATGGAGTGGAGAACAGCAGCGGACTGTTGGAGATCTGA
- the tespa1 gene encoding protein ITPRID2: MESPSSTVRRRAWINSSRQWPTLEEHDGEPCSLPSASIADDDVFSEGCISGKIETWLNGCGSEPCSKGSGQLSFESVLQANNISDDLTLGADAFVLSGGEITPERGLARHPSLHQQYRGFSSSTPRQGLCPLLLDLGQSMASSCFSSSTWKTTSSVSEVLQMCSEDAEETLYELGFGCEEPQVAIRIPPRFLTFPSQAKGINFRRFLESQLRRIREEDPSISLASRFRQVQVLTAMANVFYSLYSHVSRTPLPKLDTPEFNFPSNSVEGIERFRSSIRSEPRSPVERLKDTVNKMCLYTGSPRGSDSTSPQASPRKRSSLPEVVDIVLKVKTEATMTLDLEESNPMNSDVDVSELNTEDILHGGNKISHEEKQDNKHKDDVDSDVKQTAGDGMTPSSRTSVASSLSGETVIEAEHQLLSCQSVMDSCLTQSDTRTAEIQPVAKVTYDLISSQIVESVHQAPFCCQNTHSLDSFPPVSSSSAAEDKPHIQTTVSEPDEDRSTQGDDESKSLHVLDSKCSLAPCRITVTGWEGDSASLCPTNTPDSGQHASPVPFIQTCEESFSKGEWQYLNPLTHRSLGPLSSNLQQVNSFELEEVHSAGEEDFGQPETETSPSSKKHQYKGEVVRGDSMQSDSSGYADEEVSPLPGRHSR, from the exons ATGGAGAGCCCGTCCTCCACAGTGAGGCGGCGAGCCTGGATCAACAGCAGCCGGCAGTGGCCCACGCTGGAGGAGCACGACGGGGAGCCTTGCAGCCTCCCATCGGCCTCCATAGCAGACGATGATGTTTTTTCTGAAG GATGCATCTCAGGAAAGATTGAGACTTGGCTTAATGGTTGTGG GTCAGAACCCTGCTCAAAGGGGAGTGGCCAGCTGAGTTTTG AGTCTGTGCTGCAAGCTAACAACATTTCTGATGACCTGACTCTGGGAGCTGATG CTTTTGTGCTTAGTGGTGGAGAAATCACACCTGAGCGTGG CTTGGCACGGCACCCTTCCCTCCATCAACAGTATCGTGGTTTCAGCAGCAG TACTCCTCGTCAGGGACTATGTCCGCTTTTACTGGACTTAGGCCAAAGCATGGCCTCcagctgcttctcctcctccacctggaAAACTACATCCAG TGTATCTGAGGTCCTGCAGATGTGTTCAGAGGATGCAGAAGAGACTTTGTATGAGTTGGGCTTTGGCTGTGAAGAGCCACAAGTCGCTATACGCATCCCTCCTCGCTTCCTCACCTTTCCCTCTCAGGCTAAGGGCATCAACTTCCGACGCTTCCTGGAATCGCAGCTGCGGCGGATACGGGAGGAGGACCCCAGCATCTCCCTTGCTA GTCGTTTCAGACAGGTGCAGGTGCTCACAGCAATGGCCAACGTTTTCTATTCCCTCTACTCCCACGTGTCCCGCACTCCTCTGCCGAAACTGGACACACCAGAGTTCAACTTTCCCTCAAATTCTGTGGAGGGGATCGAGCGGTTCAGGAGCAGCATTCGCAGTGAGCCGCGGTCCCCGGTGGAGAGGCTGAAGGACACAGTCAACAAGATGTGTCTGTACACAGGTTCTCCCCGTGGTTCAGACTCCACCTCCCCACAGGCCTCACCCAGGAAAAGATCCAGCCTCCCTGAAGTTGTGGATATTGTCCTGAAAGTCAAGACTGAGGCCACCATGACGTTGGATTTAGAGGAGTCTAATCCAATGAACTCAGATGTGGATGTTTCAGAGCTGAACACGGAAGATATTCTTCACGGGGGGAATAAAATCAGTCACGAGGAGAAACAGGACAATAAACACAAGGATGATGTTGATAGTGATGTCAAACAAACAGCTGGTGATGGTATGACTCCCAGTTCAAGAACATCAGTAGCTTCATCATTATCTGGAGAAACTGTGATAGAAGCAGAACATCAGCTACTTTCATGTCAATCAGTGATGGACTCATGTTTGACTCAAAGTGATACAAGGACAGCTGAGATACAGCCTGTTGCCAAGGTTACATACGATCTAATCAGCTCACAGATAGTGGAGAGTGTACACCAGGCACCTTTCTGCTGTCAAAACACACATAGTCTGGACAGTTTTCCTCCTGTGTCCTCGTCCTCTGCAGCAGAAGATAAACCACACATCCAAACCACCGTCTCTGAGCCTGATGAGGACAGATCCACGCAAGGAGATGATGAATCCAAATCACTTCATGTCCTGGACTCCAAATGCAGCCTTGCTCCATGCCGGATCACCGTGACCGGCTGGGAAGGGGACAGCGCATCTTTGTGTCCCACGAACACACCAGATTCTGGTCAGCATGCGTCACCCGTGCCATTCATCCAGACATGTGAGGAATCATTCAGTAAGGGAGAATGGCAGTACCTGAATCCTCTGACACATCGGAGCCTGGGACCCCTCTCCAGTAACCTTCAGCAGGTCAACTCCtttgagctggaggag GTGCACAGTGCCGGAGAGGAAGACTTTGGACAGCCAGAAACAGAAACCTCACCATCCTCCAAAAAGCATCAGTACAAAg GTGAAGTAGTCCGTGGTGACAGCATGCAGTCAGACAGCAGCGGCTACGCAGATGAAGAAGTCAGCCCTTTACCAGGAAGGCACAGTAGATGA
- the tarbp2 gene encoding RISC-loading complex subunit tarbp2 isoform X2: MNDETASDSWKRNSGCSSIEQMLAVNPGKTPISLLQEYGTRIGKTPVYDLLKAEGQAHQPNFTFRVSVGEISCTGQGPSKKAAKHKAAEAALKMLKGGFGGPTGVSVGVDGFIGVDVSADGDSTQSEMKTSGSSQQSECNPVGALQELVVQKGWRLPEYTVTQESGPAHRKEFTMTCRVERFVEIGSGTSKKLAKRNAAAKMLSRIHDVPVDLRTSNDADAEEDTFTMHMGSRAESGKSKGFSCTWDSLRNSAGEKILQLRSHPLGMPSDSNFCSLLSDLSLEQRFDVSYLDLERSLSGLCQCLVELSTQPITVCHGFAPDTDAARANAAHNALQYLKIMAGGK; this comes from the exons ATGAACGACGAGACAGCATCGGACAGCTGGAAGAGAAACTCCGGGTGTTCCAG tattgaGCAAATGCTGGCTGTGAATCCCGGAAAGACGcccatcagtctgctgcaggagTATGGAACGCGGATAGGCAAGACCCCTGTGTATGACCTGCTGAAGGCCGAGGGACAGGCCCACCAGCCCAACTTCACATTCCGTGTCTCCGTCGGAGAGATCAGCTGCACCGGCCAAGGGCCCAGCAAGAAGGCAGCTAAGCACAAAGCAGCTGAGGCTGCGCTGAAGATGCTCAAAGGAGGCTTTGGAGGTCCTACCGGAGTCAGTGTCGGAGTAGACGGGTTTATTGGGGTTGATGTGTCAGCAGATGGAGACAG CACCCAGTCAGAGATGAAGACCTCGGGTAGTTCTCAGCAGTCTGAATGTAACCCTGTAGGGGCCCTGCAG GAACTGGTGGTGCAGAAAGGATGGCGTTTGCCAGAGTACACAGTCACCCAGGAGTCTGGTCCAGCACATCGCAAAGAGTTCACCATGACGTGCAGAGTAGAGAGATTTGTAGAAATCG GAAGTGGTACATCTAAGAAGCTAGCAAAGAGAAACGCAGCAGCTAAGATGTTATCCCGTATACACGACGTCCCAGTGGACCTGCGAACAAGTAATGACGCTGACGCAGAGGAGGACACTTTTACCATG CACATGGGTAGCAGAGCTGAGTCAGGTAAAAGTAAAGGCTTCAGCTGCACGTGGGACTCTCTACGGAACTCTGCTGGGGAGAAGATCCTCCAGCTCCGCAGCCACCCTCTGGGTATGCCTTCTGACTCCAacttctgctctctgctgagTGACCTGTCACTAGAGCAGCGCTTCGATGTCAGTTACCTCGATCTAG AGCGCAGTCTGAGCGGCTTGTGTCAATGTCTAGTGGAGCTGTCTACGCAGCCAATCACAGTGTGCCATGGCTTCGCTCCTGACACAGATGCTGCCCGAGCCAACGCGgcccacaatgcactgcagtACCTCAAAATCATGGCAGGAGGGAAATGA